Proteins from one Amycolatopsis benzoatilytica AK 16/65 genomic window:
- a CDS encoding TetR/AcrR family transcriptional regulator C-terminal domain-containing protein: MCPVKVTRDQIVDRAYELLREAGLSSLSMRRVALDLGVQPGALYYHVANKQELLAVVAARILDGLPGVADDPRGAAEGFRQALLRVRDGAEVVSFVQAYRPDLLVPTHALRRLFAAKFDARHAEWAARTVVHYVLGFVAEEQNHAELVRAGIVEDDRAHSGDSDEAFAFGIDAILSGLSG; this comes from the coding sequence GATCGTCGACCGGGCGTACGAGCTGCTCCGGGAGGCCGGACTGAGCAGCTTGTCGATGCGCCGGGTGGCGCTCGACCTGGGGGTGCAGCCGGGTGCGCTCTACTACCACGTCGCCAACAAGCAGGAGCTGCTCGCGGTGGTCGCGGCCCGGATCCTGGACGGGCTGCCGGGGGTGGCCGACGACCCGCGCGGGGCGGCCGAGGGCTTCCGCCAGGCGCTGCTGCGGGTCCGGGACGGGGCCGAGGTGGTCTCGTTCGTCCAGGCCTACCGGCCCGACCTGCTGGTGCCGACGCACGCGCTGCGCCGGCTGTTCGCCGCGAAGTTCGATGCCCGGCACGCGGAGTGGGCCGCCCGCACGGTTGTCCACTATGTACTCGGGTTCGTCGCTGAAGAGCAGAACCACGCCGAGCTGGTGCGCGCCGGGATCGTCGAGGACGATCGGGCGCACAGCGGCGATTCGGACGAGGCGTTCGCGTTCGGCATCGACGCGATCCTCAGTGGACTGTCCGGTTGA